A stretch of DNA from Methylomicrobium lacus LW14:
AAAATTGAAGACCGCGATAATCGAGGCCAAGGTGATGATCCCTAGGACCCTGATGCGATGATCGTGATGCATGTTAGCCCCCGACTGTTCAATGCGCGGGCGCTCCTTATTTGTCCTTGCCTTCCTGAAAAAGTTCTCCTGCCGCGCCAAGACAACAACGGAGCTTAGCCGCTTCTTTACTCTAAACAATGTTCATCATCATGGCGCGGATTATTGACCCGGTCGCTGACCGGATACAGGCGCATCCCGTCATAAGCAGAATGCGCCAGGAGCTGATCCAGACTCTGCTGCGACTGCCGCGGATCCAGCCAGAAGCGGTAATTTTCGGCATCGATAATCACCGGCATCCGGTCATGAATAGTCTGCCCCAATGCATTCGCGGCGGTCGTGATGATCGTGCAGGAATACAGCGTGTCGGCGCCATGCTCCCAATGCTCCCACAAGCCCGCAAAGGCGAACAACCGGTGGTCTTCCCGGCAGATATGGTAGGCCTGCTTGCCGTTTTCGGTCTTTTGCCATTCATAGAAACCGGTCGCCGGAATCAGGCAGCGCCGCTTGTGATAAGCCGCCTTGAACGACGGCTTTTCGCCGAGCGTTTCGGCCCGCGCATTGATCAGCGAATGCCCGATTTTGCTGTCCTTGGCCCAGGAAGGCACCAGCCCCCAATCGAGGCTGACCGCGCTAAGGCCGTTCCGATCCGGCTGCACAATGCCGAGAATTTTTTGCCCTGGCGCGATGTTGTAGCTGATCTTATAGCCCGGCACCGATTCCAGACCGAAGGTTTCGATCAATTGTTCGGGCGTTGCCAGCATATTAAAGCGTCCGCACATCATCAATCTCCGTTGCCATAGACGTGCCTGCGGTCAGGAAATCGTCAAATTTCACAAGGTAAAAACGGCTCATTCGCGGTAAAATAACAGGCTTTTATTTTTTTCACCAGAGAATCATTATGAACCAAGAGAGCATCAAGCTGATTCAAAATTATTATGCCGCTTTCAACGCCGGCGATATGGATACTTTTTTGAACCTGTTGACCGATGACGTGATTCACGACATCAACCAGGGCAAGCGCGAGATCGGCAAGGATGCGTTCAAGCAGTTCATGGCCTGCATGAACCACAACTACAAGGAACAACTGGTCGATATGGTGATCATGGCAAGCGAAGACGGCAAACGCGCCGCGGCCGAATTTGTGGTGCTCGGCGAATATCTGCAATCCGACGAAGGTCTGCCCGCCGCGAACGGCCAGAAATACCGCCTGCCGGCCGGCGCATTTTTTGATATCCGCGACAACAAGGTCGCGCGGATCACGAATTATTACAACCTGAACGACTGGATCGCGCAGGTTGGCGGTTAAATAACAGGGAAGATTGGGTTAACAGCTAATGCTTTGGCTTTGGCTTTGGCTTTGGCTTTGGCTTTGGCTTTGGCGTTAACCCAACGTACTGAATGCTGGAGTGCCTGTTGGTTAGCAACCCAACCTAAACAGTTACCTCCAGCCGTAATTAATTTGGAAAATCATCATGTGTAGGATGTGCTTTTCCGGTAATCTCAGTATTAACCTCTTCCTCTAAAGTGCCTGGGCAAGCAGGATGGCCAAATCCGGAGGCACTTTTACCGCCCACGATGTCATAAATGATATTATCGGCGTATTTATCTGCCCCGGGAACATCGCTAAGCCCATTATTTGCTATCAAATTATTACGAACCCGCAAGGCAATATTGTGGTCAGCACATGAAGTATCACCGCTGACACCGATCGCGCCAACAATTTTACCATTTTTCCAGAGTGCGAGCCCCCCTCCGAAACGGTTGTTGCCGCCGGGTATTCCTCCAATGGCCGGATCATTGGCCGCTCCCCAACGCGCAGTCGGCCCTTGATAGACGACAGCAGGATTGACCGGATTGCTTTGATCAAGACCCCAAAGAAACTGCCCTGGCTGTGTTGGATAAAATAATTTCGCGGTGGACCAAATGCCAGGAAAATCGGGAATGGTCAAAGAATTTGCAGTATAGGCTTTCTGCATCGAAATGATCCGGCTCGCCGGCCATTGCGCACGATTATCAGACCCTGAGTAGGTTACGGCACAAACGTGTCCAAATTTGTCTACCAGCGTCGCCCACATGGGAACTTCGAGTCCTCCGTTTGCTGCTCCATTTGCTGGACCGCTAGTGTATTTAGATAAGGTACCACCGGCAGATGCAGGCACTGACGCTTTCAAAGCTGCAGTCAAATCAGCATAATCGGGCAGATCCTTACATCCCTTTTTATCTTTATCTGCAAAGGCATGAGCCGAAACCAATGCCAGACCGCCTGCCAACACAATCGTTTTTAATGCTTTATTCATTTTTGAACCCCTTATCAATCGTTGGAATTTGATGCTACAAGTTATCAGTCACTCTAAAATTTATAAGGACGAAGACAACTTGATAGTGCCGACGTGACAATTTGTCTTGGTCTTAATTTCAAGATTATAATTGTCGGAGCAAGATTCTAGCCGCTTGGTCTTTCTTTGTAAATTTTGCTTAACTTCTAAGTTCATTCCACTAAGCATTTTTTAATAATTTCCACTTCGAATCCTCTAACACCGTGAAAAATAAAAAATTTTATTTCGCTCTTATTTCGCTGTTTTTGATCGCTGCCGCTTTGGTTGCGCTCAATTTCGATCGACTTTCAAATTTAACGGAGTCTGCTGAAGCGCCAGACAGCTCCGCGGCACCCGCTCAATCAACTTCAAGCCCTACAACTCCGAGCAGCACCAATCAAATCAACGATCTATTGCGGCAAGGCACGCAGGCGCCATTGGCATCCAACAATCCGGAGGGGATCGATGACACCCAGGAAGACTTGGAAACATTGCAGGAGGCCTTAAACGACTTTTATTCGGCTGAAGACGAACAAGACCGCGAGGCGGCGCTGATGACTCTGGGCGAATATCCCGATCCCAAAGCCAAGGAAGCGATACTTTATGCGCTGAACGACCCGGAAGACAGCGTCCGGGAGCAGGCGGTCAATCAGATCACCAGTTGGGAAGATGAAAAAGAACGCCAGCAAATGCTGCTGACGGCCTTGACCAATGACAAGCCCGATATCGTGGTGCTGACGCTGGAATCGATTTCAGAACTCGATGACCCGGCGTTGATGCAGAAAATCAAGGAGCTCAGCAACGATAAAAACGAAGACATCAGCGAGGCCGCGAAGACTGCGCTGGAAATGGCGGACTTCGACTAAATCTTACCTCTACCCGATTGCCGGAAACCTTGTCCGGCAGTCGGACCTGAACTCATTTTCCAACGATCCACTTCACATGCGCGATCATGTCCTTGAGCGAATTTTCTCGGATCGTCTGCATCAATTCCTTCACCTTGAATTCATGATGCCGCTCATAAGCAACGCCGTGCTGAGGCATATCGGCCAGTCCTGTCTCGCGGGCATGTTCGATGAAGCCGCTGTTTTTCCAGAAGAACGCGCCGGGCATCGTGGTCGGAATCACCAGCACGAAGAACAGCGAACGGCTGAAAACGCTGCTGGTCAGCATCAACAGGCATAACATCAGGCCTGCAATCAGGCCGAAACCATCTGAAAAGCCATGGACGGTCAACAGGAGAGCGAGCGACAGGCTCGTTACCAGCAAGGCATTACGGAATATATATGACTTACCGTATTGGGTCACCTGGCGATAATACGATGCCGCACCTTCGTGGTTGCTGTGTTGCATTTCATGGGCATGCGCCAGATGGCCAACGCCTTCCAGCGCCAGTCCTGTCATTATGATGAAGACGAGTATGTGCAGCAATATTTGGGAGCTTTCGGCAGCAAGCGGCTGTGTCAGCACACAAACCGAGGCAATGATCAACGCCCCCAAACTGAGCATGGAACCGAAGAATGCCGTTCCGGTTTGCCAGTGATTCCAAAAAGGCCGGGCTGGAATTCTATAGAGTTTGTACATATAGAATAAACCGATTGCGCCGCCGGCCACGCCGATCAACGCGAAACCGTTCGCCAGAAACCGGGCAAAAACATGATCGAATAAGGCAAAGAAGACATAACCCAGCAGACCGGTATAAAACAGCGAAACCCCAGCGATCTCCCGGCTCACCGGCGACCATCTCAGATTATTGAAACCCCGGTAAAAACGATGCGGTTTGCCGAGGTGCATGTTCAATTTGAACAGCCCCGTCGTTGCAATCATCACCAAGCCGGTCAGCAAGGGCCATTTGAGATACGGTTCCTGCAATGCCGCCAGCGCAGGCAAGCCCAGCCAGGAAGCCGCTATCGTCATGATAAAAGCCCCGACCGTCGCCTGGGTGCATAACGTGAAGATGACATGCGCGCTCTCATGGCTGGTCAGCAGTTTTTTCAAATTCCAGTGCTTTTCCCATCGGTGCTTGTCATGGACGGTCGCCTTGAATTTGCCTTTTTCCTCGTCGTCGCGCAGATATTTCAGCGGCACCGCATCGGTGCGGGTGACTTCCTTCGGCATCGGGCGGTTTTGCTGAAAACGGATGTTGGGATGGGTAATATCGGTGGACGGGAAGCCCGGAATCGAGGTTTTAGCCTGCACCCGGTTTTGCGGAATGTTTTCAATCACCCCGAAATCCAGCGCATTGCCCAGGCAGGCGGCGACGCAGGCCGGCTTCAGATTGACTTCTAGACGGTCGACGCACATATTGCATTTGGACACCTCGCCCTTAACCGGATCGAGTTGCGGCGCGTTATAGGGGCAAACCCAGGTGCAGTAGCCGCAGCCGAAACAGATGTCGGGGTCCTGCAGCACCGCGCCGTATTCGGCGAACTTGGTGTAGGCGCGGGTCGGACAGCCTTTCAGGCACACCGGATCGTCGCAATGATTGCACGCCATCGAGATATTCAGGCGCTTGTAATCGGGATAAGAACCGCCTTCGACGAAGCCCACGGAACGGTAAGCCAGATGAACAGGCAGATCGTTTTTTTCGCTGCAAGCCGATTCACAGGCATGGCAGCCGATGCAGTTGTCGGCGTTAAAATAAAAGCCGTGCTGTTTATAGCGGTTGGGATTTTCTCCTATGACGGGAATGTTATTGATGTTCAGGCTGCTGTTTCTCAGTTCGCTGGCTTTATGGGTCAGCTCGATATTCTGTCCATAACGATTTTGTTTTTGCGCCGCCTTGTCATTTAAAAAAGCATACTTGGGCTCGTCTGCTCGTACTTCAGCCATCATGATCTCCGATATTAATAGGTGCGCGATTCTTTGTTTAGCTGGGCGGCAATTTGCTGATCGACCTTTTCAATCCTGACCGCCTGCTGCTTGAATGCGGGCTGCCTTGAGTGGGGATCGAGCAGGCCCAAGGTGAGCCGGTTGACGCAATCGAAAAAATGAAACGGAATAAACACCATGTTTTTGGGAACGCGCTGAGTCAACATCACCATCACCACCGCATCGCCCCGGCGCGAGACAGCGCGTACATAAGATTGATGCTCTATACCCAGGGCCTCCGCGGCTTCGGGATTCATCTCCATGAATGGGATCGGGCTAAATTTGTTGTTGTTGCCGATTTTTCCGGTCTTGGTTCGGGTATGCCAGTGCTCGACCAGACGGCCGGAATTCAGCCAGAACGGATAGTCGCCATCCGGTACTTCATTGTTATTGATAAACGGCAGCGGAATCAATTTGGCCCTACCGCCTTTGTAGCGAAAGGATTGAGACTGCGTGTACAGCCGCTGTTCGCCATTGACGCCCTGCTTCGCCTGGTCTTCGGTATAGGGCCATTGGATGCCGCGCTTTTGTTCGATCAGATCATGGCTCATGCCCGAAATATCGCAAAGGCGGCCCTTGGACAGCTGCTTCATTTCCTCGAACACGTCGGCGGGACGATCCGGAAATTTAATCTTCTGTCCTTGCTCAAAACGCTTGGCCAGCAGATTGAAAATTTCCAGGTCCGATTTCGAATCGGCGTAAGGAGCTTTGACCTGGCGGGTAATGTTGACCCGACGTTCGGTGTTGGTAAACACACCTTCCTTTTCCGCCCAGGTCGCCGCAGGTAAAAAGATATGAGCGTATTGATTCGATTCCGCGTCGGCGTAACAATCCTGCACGATCAGGCATTCCAGTTTTTTCAGGGTTTTGCGTATGCGCGCGGTGTCGGGCATCGACGTCATCGGATTGGTCGCAACCAGCCACAAGCCCTTGATCTCGCCGGCTTCAATGGCGGGAAATATGTCGGTTTCGGTCAGGCCGCGCTGCTTGGGGAAAAACTCGGGATCGATGCCCCAGAATTTTGCAATTTCCTCACGCTCCTCCGGCTTTTCCAATGCCCGATAACCGGGCAAGCCGGAACAGGAGGACCATTCGCGCGTCCCCATCGCATTGCACTGGCCGGTGATCGACAAACTGGTGCCGCCGGGCTTGCCGATGTTGCCGGTGACCAGATTCAGATTGTTGATACCGACGACGCCGTCCGAGCCGTGGGTGCTCTGGTTGATGCCCATCGTCCAGATACTCATCGCGCGGTCCGCCTTGGCGTAATATCTTGCGACTGTGCGGATGGTTTCGGCGTCGATGCCGCAAATCATTGATGCAGTCTCAGGATCGTAGTTTTGCACTTCTTTGGCCAGCTCCTCGAAGCCGGTGGTGTTGGTATCGATATACTCGCGATCTTCCAGACCTTCGGCCAGAATCACATGAATCAGCGCATTTTGCAGCACGACATCGGTGCCCGGCGTGATCGGCAGATGGATATCGGCAAACTGCGCCAGCATCGTCACGCGCGGATCGACGACGATCAACGGAAATTTGCGTTTTTCCAATGCTTCCTTCAAACGCCAGTAAATGATCGGATGCTGTTCCGGCAGGTTCGAACCCCAGGCAATCAGGCAGTCGGTATGCTCGAAATCCTCATAGCATCCCGGAGGGCCGTCCGAACCGAACGAGCGTTTATAGCCCGACACCGCCGACGCCATGCACAACGTGGTATTGCCGTCGTAATTGTTGCTACCGATGACGCCGCGCGCCAGTTTGCCGAGTGTATAGAACTCCTCGGTCAGGAGTTGCCCCGTCGAAACGATCGCGAAGGCGTCGCGCCCGTAGGTGCGCTGAATCCGCTTGATTTCCGACGCCATTTTATCCAGCGCCGTGTCCCACTCCGCATCCTGGTAGGGCTGGTATATCGAGTTTCGCAGCAAAGGCTTCTGGCCGCGTCCTGGGGCTTCGAACACCTGATATTCGAAAATCCCTTTGAGACACAGCTTGCCGCGATTGACATCGGCGCCGCCGACGCCCCGAGTCGCCACCGGTTTACCCTCGGCATTGCTGCCGATTTCAATCGAACAACCGGTGGAACAATAGCCGCAAGTTGAATACGTCCATTTTACGACGCCCTTATCGGCCATCTTGATCGGATTTTTTTTATTTCGTCCAAATAGCATAAATCGTCAACTCTGTTGTGTGATCATTCGTCCTTTGCTTTGCCTCTCCTCGTTCTCACGCGCCGCGTCACTGCCATTAAGTTAAGGATGGCCGGTCCCTTCTCCCTCCGGGAGAAGGCTAGGATGAGGGGATCAAAATAAAGTATTTTTCCTTATTTTATTCCCCTCACCCCTACCCTCTCCCGAAGGGCGAGGGAGATAACTGCCTTAACTTAATGGCAGTGACGCGCCGCGTGGGCATGCGGTTTAGGCGCGCCCGCGCCGCGGCAACCAGTCCGCAGCGCGGCTGGACTCGGTTCCCACGTAGCACGCGGGAACCGGAAAAGGGGCGCGATACCCTGAAGGGCATAAATGCGCACTTTACATTGGCCATCAATCCGGCAAAAACACCGTACCCTGGGCAAAAATCACCGCGCTGCCGCCGACCCGGAGGGTCAATTGCGCCTTGCCCTTGTGATCCATTTCGATGTTGATCACGCTGCGGCGCGAGTTCTCGTCGCCGCGGTCCACCGCGAAGGTATGGGTGCCCTTGCGCGTCTGCTCGAACGAACACAGGTAGGAGGCGAAGGCCGGTACCGCCGCGCCGACCGGCGGATCGTCGTCATGGCCGATGTGCGGCCCCAAGAGGCGCAGGTTGAAATCGGAATCGGAATAAGGCGTTTTCGGCGCGAACAGCAGGATTTCCTGCGCGGCGGTCTGCGGCGCGGCGGACCGGCTCCAGGCCGCGTAATTGAAGCGCGCCTTGCGCACCGTTTCATATTTCCAGACCGGCACGACCAGATACGGCATGCCGCAGGCGACCAGGCGCGCCGAATATTTGATGTGATCGAGATCGGCTTGCTGGATCGACAGCACGGCCGCCAGTTCCTCGTCGGTCGGCGCGAAGCGGTCGATGATCGAGGACACCTTGTTCGTGAACTGCACGAACATCGGCTTGCCGTTCTCGGCGGTGATGTTCACCTCGATCGGCCCCGCATTCTGTTCGAACACGACCGGCGTGACCGGATCGTCGAGCTTGATGTCGCCGCACAGCCCGAGCACATAGGCGGTCGCGATGATCGGGTGCCCCGCGAAATCGACCTCGGCCTTCGGCGAAAACATCCTGAGTTTGCGCAGGTCGCCGCCGGGATGGAAGACGAAAACGGTCTCCCACAGATTCAACTCGTTCGCGATTTTTTGCATCTCAACGTCGCCAAGGCCGTCCGCGTTCGGGAACACCGCGATTTGCGCGCCGTTGAAGACCTGCCGGGTAAATACGTCGGCAATGTAATACTGATATTTCATCTTTAGTCTCCGATGCCGACTGCGACCCGGCCGTTTTCAATCCGGATCGGGTACACGGGCACCGATACCGCCGCATCCTCCACGCAGACCCCGGTCTGCAGGTTGAAATGCTGTTTATACAAGGGCGAGGCGACCACGATCTGGCCGTTGATGTCGCCGATCATGCCGCGCGACAGCACGTTCGCCTGACCGATCGGATCGTAATTGCCGATCGCAAACACGGCCTGTTCTTTCGGCATGAAAAAAATCGCCACCTGTTGTCCATTTACCAGCGCGCAGACGCCCGAATTGGGCTGAAGGTCGTCCGCGCCGCACACATCGATCCATTCGGTCATTCCACCTCTCCCGTTATGGTTTCTTGTTCTGTTTCAGAAATCAGTTTGAAATGCTTGCGCTCGTCCTCACCGGCCGGCCTAAACTGGCCGCGTTCCTCGACGAACAGCACGTTGTCGTCCTGCGCATCGCTGTTGATGAAATGGCGGAAGCGCTTGAGCCTCGCTTCGTCGTTGATCGTGGTCTTCCATTCGCATTGATAGGTGTCGATCACGTATTGCATCTGCTGTTCGAGTTGTTCGCACACGCCGAGCTTGTCGTCGATGACCACCGCTTTCAGATAATCGAGACCGCCTTCCATGTTTTCCATCCAGACCGAGGTCCGCTGCAGGCGGTCGGCGGTGCGCACATAAAAGATCAGGAAGCGGTCGATCAATTTGATCAGGGTTTCCTTGTCGAGCCCGGTTGCGAACAGATCGGCATGCCGCGGCTTCATGCCGCCGTTGCCGCAGACGTAGAGGTTCCAGCCGGTTTCGGTCGCGATCACGCCGACGTCCTTGCCTTGCGCTTCCGCGCATTCGCGGGTGCAGCCGGAGACCGCAAACTTGATCTTGTGCGGCGAACGCAGGCCCTTGTAGCGGTTTTCGAGTTCGATCGCGAGGCCGACGCTGTCGTCGACGCCAAAGCGGCACCAGGTGCTGCCGACGCAGGATTTGACCGTGCGCAGCGACTTGCCGTAGGCATGGCCGGATTCGAAGCCGGCATCGATCAGGTCCTTCCAGATAGCCGGCAGCTGCTCGACGCGCGCGCCGAACAGATCGACGCGTTGACCGCCGGTGATCTTGGTATACAGCATGTATTTCTTCGCGACCTGGCCGAGCGCGATCAGCATGTCCGGCTTGATCTCGCCGCCGGTGATGCGCGGCACGACCGAATAAGTGCCGTCCTTCTGCATGTTCGCCAGGAAGGTATCGTTGGTGTCCTGAAGGCCGAGGTGATCGTTTTTCAGGATGTAATCGTTCCAGTAAGAGGCCAGGATCGAGCCGACCGCCGGCTTGCAGATGTCGCAGCCACTGCCCTTGCCGTATTTTTCGAGCAGTTCGTCGAAAGTCGTGATTTGCTTGACCATCACCAGGTTGTACAGATCCTGGCGGGTGTAGGGAAAGTGTTCGCAGATGTCGGTATTGACCTCGTAACCGTGCTTCGAAAGTTCGGAGTTCAATACCGATTTGAGCAGCGCCGCGCAGCCGCCGCAGCCGGTCGAGGCCTTCGTCTCGGCTTTGAGTCCTCCGATCGTGGTGCAGCCGCCGTCGATAGACTGGCAGATGTCGCCCTTGGTCACGTTATAGCAGGAGCAGATCGTCGCGGACATCGGCAATGCATCGGGACCCAAACCGACCGATTCGTCGGAGCGGCTCGGCAGAATCAGCGCGTCCGGATTTTCCGGCAGTTCGATGCCGTTCAGACAGTATTGCAGCAGGGTGCCGTAGCCGGACGCATCGCCGACCAGCACCGCGCCGAGCAGGCGTTTCTTGTCCTGGCTGACCACCAGGCGTTTATAGACTTCGGTCGCGCCGTTCTGATAGGTATAAACCATCGCGCCCGGCGTTTTCGCATGCGCATCGCCGATGCTGGCCACGTCGACGCCCATCAGCTTCAGTTTGGTGCTCATGTCCGCGCCGGTGAAACTGCCCTCGCCGCCGGTCAGGTCGGCGGCCACGGTCCGCGCCATCGCATAGCCGGGCGCGACCAGGCCGAAGATCATGCCGTTCCAGAGCGCGCATTCGCCGATCGCGTAGATATTCGGATCGGAGGTCCTGCATTGATTGTCGATCACGATGCCGCCGCGCGGCCCCATGTCAAGACCCGAGGCCCGGGCCAGTTCGTCGCGCGGGCGGATGCCGGCCGAAAACAGGATCAGGTCGGTTTCGAGCTCTGTGCCGTCCGCGAAACACATCTTATGGCGGCAAGTGTCGCCGTCCTTGATCACGCTGGTGTTCTTGCCGGTATGCACGTCCACGCCGAGCGCTTCGATTTTTTGCCTGAGCATCGCGCCGCCGGACTCGTCGAGCTGCACCGCCATCAGCCGCGGGGCGAATTCGACCACATGTGTTTTGAGGCCCAGATCGGTCAGCGCCTTGGCCGCTTCCAATCCCAGCAGGCCGCCGCCGATCACGACCCCGACCTTGCCGTCT
This window harbors:
- a CDS encoding molybdopterin oxidoreductase family protein, whose amino-acid sequence is MLFGRNKKNPIKMADKGVVKWTYSTCGYCSTGCSIEIGSNAEGKPVATRGVGGADVNRGKLCLKGIFEYQVFEAPGRGQKPLLRNSIYQPYQDAEWDTALDKMASEIKRIQRTYGRDAFAIVSTGQLLTEEFYTLGKLARGVIGSNNYDGNTTLCMASAVSGYKRSFGSDGPPGCYEDFEHTDCLIAWGSNLPEQHPIIYWRLKEALEKRKFPLIVVDPRVTMLAQFADIHLPITPGTDVVLQNALIHVILAEGLEDREYIDTNTTGFEELAKEVQNYDPETASMICGIDAETIRTVARYYAKADRAMSIWTMGINQSTHGSDGVVGINNLNLVTGNIGKPGGTSLSITGQCNAMGTREWSSCSGLPGYRALEKPEEREEIAKFWGIDPEFFPKQRGLTETDIFPAIEAGEIKGLWLVATNPMTSMPDTARIRKTLKKLECLIVQDCYADAESNQYAHIFLPAATWAEKEGVFTNTERRVNITRQVKAPYADSKSDLEIFNLLAKRFEQGQKIKFPDRPADVFEEMKQLSKGRLCDISGMSHDLIEQKRGIQWPYTEDQAKQGVNGEQRLYTQSQSFRYKGGRAKLIPLPFINNNEVPDGDYPFWLNSGRLVEHWHTRTKTGKIGNNNKFSPIPFMEMNPEAAEALGIEHQSYVRAVSRRGDAVVMVMLTQRVPKNMVFIPFHFFDCVNRLTLGLLDPHSRQPAFKQQAVRIEKVDQQIAAQLNKESRTY
- a CDS encoding HEAT repeat domain-containing protein; its protein translation is MKNKKFYFALISLFLIAAALVALNFDRLSNLTESAEAPDSSAAPAQSTSSPTTPSSTNQINDLLRQGTQAPLASNNPEGIDDTQEDLETLQEALNDFYSAEDEQDREAALMTLGEYPDPKAKEAILYALNDPEDSVREQAVNQITSWEDEKERQQMLLTALTNDKPDIVVLTLESISELDDPALMQKIKELSNDKNEDISEAAKTALEMADFD
- a CDS encoding PhzF family phenazine biosynthesis protein, with amino-acid sequence MKYQYYIADVFTRQVFNGAQIAVFPNADGLGDVEMQKIANELNLWETVFVFHPGGDLRKLRMFSPKAEVDFAGHPIIATAYVLGLCGDIKLDDPVTPVVFEQNAGPIEVNITAENGKPMFVQFTNKVSSIIDRFAPTDEELAAVLSIQQADLDHIKYSARLVACGMPYLVVPVWKYETVRKARFNYAAWSRSAAPQTAAQEILLFAPKTPYSDSDFNLRLLGPHIGHDDDPPVGAAVPAFASYLCSFEQTRKGTHTFAVDRGDENSRRSVINIEMDHKGKAQLTLRVGGSAVIFAQGTVFLPD
- the nirB gene encoding nitrite reductase large subunit NirB, with product MSTKQTIVVIGNGMVGQNFLASFASSGKQADYNIVTFCEEPRAAYDRVHLSSFFSGKTADDLSLVEEGFFEQNGITVHLGDKAASIDRAAKTVSSAKGVTVAYDKLVLATGSYPFVPPVPGHERPHCFVYRTIEDLEAITASAQDGKVGVVIGGGLLGLEAAKALTDLGLKTHVVEFAPRLMAVQLDESGGAMLRQKIEALGVDVHTGKNTSVIKDGDTCRHKMCFADGTELETDLILFSAGIRPRDELARASGLDMGPRGGIVIDNQCRTSDPNIYAIGECALWNGMIFGLVAPGYAMARTVAADLTGGEGSFTGADMSTKLKLMGVDVASIGDAHAKTPGAMVYTYQNGATEVYKRLVVSQDKKRLLGAVLVGDASGYGTLLQYCLNGIELPENPDALILPSRSDESVGLGPDALPMSATICSCYNVTKGDICQSIDGGCTTIGGLKAETKASTGCGGCAALLKSVLNSELSKHGYEVNTDICEHFPYTRQDLYNLVMVKQITTFDELLEKYGKGSGCDICKPAVGSILASYWNDYILKNDHLGLQDTNDTFLANMQKDGTYSVVPRITGGEIKPDMLIALGQVAKKYMLYTKITGGQRVDLFGARVEQLPAIWKDLIDAGFESGHAYGKSLRTVKSCVGSTWCRFGVDDSVGLAIELENRYKGLRSPHKIKFAVSGCTRECAEAQGKDVGVIATETGWNLYVCGNGGMKPRHADLFATGLDKETLIKLIDRFLIFYVRTADRLQRTSVWMENMEGGLDYLKAVVIDDKLGVCEQLEQQMQYVIDTYQCEWKTTINDEARLKRFRHFINSDAQDDNVLFVEERGQFRPAGEDERKHFKLISETEQETITGEVE
- a CDS encoding DmsC/YnfH family molybdoenzyme membrane anchor subunit encodes the protein MAEVRADEPKYAFLNDKAAQKQNRYGQNIELTHKASELRNSSLNINNIPVIGENPNRYKQHGFYFNADNCIGCHACESACSEKNDLPVHLAYRSVGFVEGGSYPDYKRLNISMACNHCDDPVCLKGCPTRAYTKFAEYGAVLQDPDICFGCGYCTWVCPYNAPQLDPVKGEVSKCNMCVDRLEVNLKPACVAACLGNALDFGVIENIPQNRVQAKTSIPGFPSTDITHPNIRFQQNRPMPKEVTRTDAVPLKYLRDDEEKGKFKATVHDKHRWEKHWNLKKLLTSHESAHVIFTLCTQATVGAFIMTIAASWLGLPALAALQEPYLKWPLLTGLVMIATTGLFKLNMHLGKPHRFYRGFNNLRWSPVSREIAGVSLFYTGLLGYVFFALFDHVFARFLANGFALIGVAGGAIGLFYMYKLYRIPARPFWNHWQTGTAFFGSMLSLGALIIASVCVLTQPLAAESSQILLHILVFIIMTGLALEGVGHLAHAHEMQHSNHEGAASYYRQVTQYGKSYIFRNALLVTSLSLALLLTVHGFSDGFGLIAGLMLCLLMLTSSVFSRSLFFVLVIPTTMPGAFFWKNSGFIEHARETGLADMPQHGVAYERHHEFKVKELMQTIRENSLKDMIAHVKWIVGK
- a CDS encoding SOS response-associated peptidase, with amino-acid sequence MCGRFNMLATPEQLIETFGLESVPGYKISYNIAPGQKILGIVQPDRNGLSAVSLDWGLVPSWAKDSKIGHSLINARAETLGEKPSFKAAYHKRRCLIPATGFYEWQKTENGKQAYHICREDHRLFAFAGLWEHWEHGADTLYSCTIITTAANALGQTIHDRMPVIIDAENYRFWLDPRQSQQSLDQLLAHSAYDGMRLYPVSDRVNNPRHDDEHCLE
- the nirD gene encoding nitrite reductase small subunit NirD, with amino-acid sequence MTEWIDVCGADDLQPNSGVCALVNGQQVAIFFMPKEQAVFAIGNYDPIGQANVLSRGMIGDINGQIVVASPLYKQHFNLQTGVCVEDAAVSVPVYPIRIENGRVAVGIGD
- a CDS encoding GlcG/HbpS family heme-binding protein, producing MNKALKTIVLAGGLALVSAHAFADKDKKGCKDLPDYADLTAALKASVPASAGGTLSKYTSGPANGAANGGLEVPMWATLVDKFGHVCAVTYSGSDNRAQWPASRIISMQKAYTANSLTIPDFPGIWSTAKLFYPTQPGQFLWGLDQSNPVNPAVVYQGPTARWGAANDPAIGGIPGGNNRFGGGLALWKNGKIVGAIGVSGDTSCADHNIALRVRNNLIANNGLSDVPGADKYADNIIYDIVGGKSASGFGHPACPGTLEEEVNTEITGKAHPTHDDFPN
- a CDS encoding ketosteroid isomerase-related protein; translation: MNQESIKLIQNYYAAFNAGDMDTFLNLLTDDVIHDINQGKREIGKDAFKQFMACMNHNYKEQLVDMVIMASEDGKRAAAEFVVLGEYLQSDEGLPAANGQKYRLPAGAFFDIRDNKVARITNYYNLNDWIAQVGG